From Deltaproteobacteria bacterium:
CAAAATGGGCGTGCCGCAGATCACTACCCAGACGAATGGACCGCCTATGTGGACCATATTCGAACCACCAGCCAAGACTGGAACCGCGAGCAGCATAACCTGCTTGGCGCATATCAAGACCGCCTTCTGAACCCTGACCAAAGAATGGAAGCGGCCAAGGCCTTCGTTGCTTATGAACTCTCCGTTTCCCACTTACACAGAAATGAAGAACGCATTGAGTCAGTCATGGCAACACCTGAAGTACTGGTTCCCTTCGCAGCACTAGAAGTTCACTACATGCTCAACGCAGGCTTTATGCGCCGCGGACAACTGCTCGATGATGTGGGCAAGATTAAGGACCACCGCATTCATATTGTTCATGGACGCAACGACTCCGTCTGCCTACCGCGTGCAGCCGCTCGTCTACGCACGGCTCTTCTCGGTGCTGGCGCGAGTGCCAACGTGACTCTAGAATACATAGAAGCCGCCGGGCATTCAGACAGTGAGCCACCTATTGCCAAGGCTCTGCGTCAGGCCACGGATACCCTGGCCCATGAGGCATCTAAATAGTTTTCATGGACGGTCTCCAATAACAGAGTCCCCAATAATCACTTAGAGTTACCTCAATCACTCGAAAGCGATTGACCTGAACACCCGAAAATCGAACGCTCAAGTTGAACGTCTCTCCTTTTTTTACGCAACATTCGTAATCTATGGCCGATACCCTAATTGGACTACGCATCCTCAAGGAGAATCAATATGCCTCGCGTGAATAATAATAGCCCCAAAGTATGGGACCTCGTATCGGACAAAAAAGTGTGGACTTCAACCTACTGGCCCTATGCCAACCACACACGAAGCGCTGGCGGAAATCCAGCCGAGAACCTGTGGGCAGACAAAGGTGCGTTGGATAAATTCGATACACTCCTCGGCAAGCGCGGTAGCACAACGGGTGCCAAGGCTTTCGAAAAGACACCAGCGCTTAACTATCTTTCTGACCCGTCAGCCCCCAGCGGATTCTTTATCCGCAAACCAACCATCCGAGAAGCAGATGCCGAGCGCACAACTGGCGTAGACTTTACCGGAAACGGAAAAATTG
This genomic window contains:
- the pip gene encoding prolyl aminopeptidase yields the protein MDDGLYPEIEAYKTAMLERDGHQLYYELSGNPDGPTALFLHGGPGGGTSPRVRRFFNPKHYRIVLLDQRGAGKSVPNVSDNYDAALRNNTTSHLVADIEALRETLEVDAWQLVLGGSWGSTLALAYAEAHPDRVHQLLLRGIFTFLPDEVDSLFQNGRAADHYPDEWTAYVDHIRTTSQDWNREQHNLLGAYQDRLLNPDQRMEAAKAFVAYELSVSHLHRNEERIESVMATPEVLVPFAALEVHYMLNAGFMRRGQLLDDVGKIKDHRIHIVHGRNDSVCLPRAAARLRTALLGAGASANVTLEYIEAAGHSDSEPPIAKALRQATDTLAHEASK